A DNA window from Mariprofundus aestuarium contains the following coding sequences:
- a CDS encoding antibiotic biosynthesis monooxygenase family protein: MFVTMNRFTIDPDHWEDFEERFRQRAGLVDGEPGFIRNAVLRPESATSNQHVVMTTWESRSAFEAWTKSDSFRKAHEKAGQTPKEWFIAPSKLEIFESVTDSGS; the protein is encoded by the coding sequence ATGTTTGTTACCATGAACCGTTTTACCATTGACCCTGATCACTGGGAAGATTTCGAGGAGCGCTTCAGGCAGCGCGCCGGATTGGTTGATGGTGAACCGGGGTTTATCCGCAACGCCGTATTAAGGCCTGAATCTGCCACATCAAATCAGCATGTGGTGATGACCACGTGGGAGTCACGCAGCGCATTTGAAGCATGGACGAAATCGGACTCCTTCCGCAAAGCACATGAAAAGGCGGGACAGACACCGAAAGAGTGGTTTATCGCCCCCTCGAAGCTCGAGATATTTGAGTCGGTGACAGACTCAGGAAGTTAA
- the purF gene encoding amidophosphoribosyltransferase produces the protein MSLESDKNDHFHDECGVFGVFDNPEAANLTYLGLYAQQHRGQESAGIVCTDGHSFHSHRGMGLVADIFHKSEIKELQGRHGIGHVRYSTSGDSGLRNCQPFSFEYAHGGIAMCHNGNIVNAPELRKQLEKEGSIFQSTSDTEVLIHLVARSKAATMTERLTEAVRQLAGGFSLLVLVEKRLVGVRDRDGIRPLVLGKLDESWVLASETCAFDLIGAKYVRDVEPGEMVVIEETGLTSYKPLGNDCKPHFCVFEYVYFARPDSTLEGVNVYKARYQIGVELAKESPAEADLVIPVPDSGVPPAMGYAEASGIPFQMGLIRNHYVGRTFIEPKQSIRNFGVKLKLNPNRELIRGKRVVLVDDSIVRGTTSRKIVEMVRAAGAAEIHMRISSPPTKFSCFYGVDTPDADELMANKMDLEEMRKAIGADSLAFVSFDGMYRAVGKPRDMHCDACFSGDYPVAIEGPRSPQLSLLKILNKKQ, from the coding sequence ATGAGTCTTGAAAGCGACAAGAACGATCATTTCCACGACGAGTGCGGGGTATTCGGCGTATTTGATAACCCGGAAGCTGCCAACCTGACCTATCTCGGCCTCTATGCACAACAACATCGCGGCCAGGAGTCTGCCGGTATTGTATGCACCGATGGTCACAGCTTTCACAGCCATCGCGGCATGGGTCTTGTTGCTGATATTTTCCATAAATCGGAAATCAAGGAACTCCAGGGAAGGCACGGTATTGGCCATGTGCGTTACTCCACATCCGGTGACTCAGGCTTGCGTAACTGCCAGCCATTTTCGTTTGAATATGCCCATGGCGGCATCGCCATGTGCCACAACGGCAATATCGTCAATGCACCAGAGCTGCGTAAACAGCTTGAGAAAGAGGGCTCGATCTTCCAGTCCACATCCGATACCGAGGTGCTTATCCACCTGGTAGCCCGCAGCAAGGCCGCAACCATGACTGAGCGCCTAACCGAGGCAGTCAGGCAGTTGGCAGGCGGCTTCTCGCTGCTCGTGCTGGTGGAGAAGAGGCTTGTCGGTGTCCGTGACCGCGATGGCATCCGTCCGCTGGTACTCGGAAAACTGGATGAATCATGGGTACTGGCATCGGAGACCTGCGCCTTCGATCTGATCGGCGCCAAGTATGTACGTGATGTCGAACCGGGTGAGATGGTTGTCATCGAAGAGACCGGCCTGACCAGCTACAAACCACTGGGCAATGATTGCAAACCTCACTTCTGCGTCTTTGAATATGTCTATTTTGCACGCCCCGACTCCACCCTTGAGGGTGTCAACGTCTACAAGGCGCGCTATCAGATTGGCGTGGAACTGGCCAAGGAGTCCCCAGCAGAGGCCGACCTGGTAATTCCCGTACCGGATTCCGGCGTACCGCCCGCCATGGGCTATGCCGAGGCATCAGGCATCCCGTTCCAGATGGGTTTGATCCGTAACCACTATGTCGGACGCACCTTTATCGAACCCAAACAGTCGATCCGCAACTTCGGCGTAAAACTGAAGCTTAACCCCAACCGGGAACTGATCAGGGGCAAGCGCGTGGTGCTGGTAGATGACTCAATCGTACGTGGCACCACCAGTCGCAAGATTGTCGAAATGGTGCGTGCAGCAGGTGCAGCAGAGATTCACATGCGCATCTCCAGCCCGCCAACCAAATTTTCCTGTTTTTACGGGGTAGACACACCCGATGCCGATGAGCTGATGGCCAACAAAATGGATCTGGAAGAGATGCGCAAAGCAATCGGTGCTGACTCGCTGGCCTTTGTCAGTTTCGATGGCATGTACCGTGCGGTTGGTAAACCTCGCGATATGCACTGTGACGCCTGCTTCTCAGGCGACTATCCGGTTGCCATTGAAGGCCCACGCTCACCTCAACTATCCCTGCTGAAGATCCTTAACAAGAAGCAGTGA
- the gatB gene encoding Asp-tRNA(Asn)/Glu-tRNA(Gln) amidotransferase subunit GatB, translating to MSWEVVIGLEVHCQLNTDTKAFCGCSTEFGAEPNTQTCPVCLGMPGQLPVLNTVAVDKTILTGLAINAHINLESKFDRKNYFYPDLPKGYQISQFAVPIVEGGYIDIPTKDGGEKRLGVTRIHMEEDAGKSMHEGLDAVSHIDLNRSGVPLMEIVSEPDMRSADEAIAYLKQLHQLIRFLGVSGADMEKGQFRCDANVSVRRPGEPFGTRTEMKNMNSFRFIKQAIEFEVLRQIEIIEDGGEVVQESRLWDSVKCESRSMRSKEEAHDYRYFPEPDLPPLRVSQQEVDAIRAGMPELPGQLRKRFEIEYGLSSYDADVLTQTLESAAWYESLVAAHPADPKRCANWMANDLLGRLKEAGKELSESPVSAAHLAGLLDRIADNTISGKMAKDVFEAMMESGDDADTIIEAKGLKQVSDSGAIDAIIHEVMAANPDQVAGYRAGKDKLMGFFVGQVMKASRGKANPGMVNQRLNELLKG from the coding sequence ATGAGTTGGGAAGTTGTAATCGGACTGGAAGTACACTGTCAGCTCAATACCGACACCAAAGCCTTCTGCGGCTGCTCCACCGAGTTTGGCGCAGAACCAAACACCCAGACCTGTCCGGTATGCCTCGGCATGCCAGGCCAGCTGCCTGTACTCAACACTGTTGCTGTCGATAAAACCATTCTGACAGGTCTGGCGATCAACGCCCACATCAATCTGGAATCAAAATTCGACCGTAAAAACTACTTCTACCCGGATCTGCCAAAGGGCTACCAGATTTCCCAGTTTGCCGTTCCGATTGTTGAAGGTGGTTATATTGACATCCCCACCAAGGATGGTGGTGAAAAACGCCTCGGCGTTACCCGCATTCACATGGAAGAGGATGCCGGAAAGTCGATGCATGAGGGGCTGGATGCGGTATCACACATCGACCTGAATCGTTCAGGCGTACCCTTGATGGAGATCGTTTCCGAGCCGGACATGCGTTCTGCTGATGAGGCCATCGCCTACCTGAAGCAGCTGCACCAGCTGATACGCTTCCTCGGAGTTTCCGGTGCCGATATGGAGAAGGGGCAGTTCCGTTGCGATGCCAATGTTTCCGTGCGCCGTCCCGGCGAACCATTCGGCACACGCACTGAAATGAAAAACATGAACTCATTCCGCTTTATCAAGCAGGCGATTGAGTTTGAAGTACTGCGCCAGATCGAAATCATTGAGGATGGCGGTGAAGTAGTACAGGAGTCGCGGCTGTGGGATTCGGTAAAATGTGAATCACGCTCCATGCGCAGTAAAGAGGAAGCGCATGATTACCGCTACTTTCCGGAACCGGACCTACCACCACTGCGCGTTTCACAGCAGGAGGTAGATGCCATCAGGGCAGGCATGCCTGAGCTACCTGGACAGCTGCGCAAACGTTTTGAAATAGAATATGGACTATCCTCTTACGATGCTGATGTTCTCACCCAGACTCTTGAGTCTGCTGCATGGTACGAATCACTGGTAGCCGCTCATCCGGCTGATCCCAAGCGCTGTGCCAACTGGATGGCCAATGACCTGCTTGGTCGACTGAAAGAGGCAGGCAAGGAGCTATCGGAATCTCCCGTTTCAGCAGCTCACCTTGCAGGTCTTCTGGATCGTATCGCAGATAACACCATCTCCGGCAAAATGGCCAAGGATGTATTCGAGGCAATGATGGAATCAGGCGATGATGCCGATACCATTATCGAAGCCAAGGGGCTGAAACAGGTCTCTGATAGTGGAGCCATTGATGCCATCATCCATGAGGTGATGGCAGCCAATCCCGATCAGGTGGCTGGTTACCGCGCTGGTAAAGATAAACTGATGGGCTTCTTTGTCGGTCAGGTGATGAAAGCTTCGCGCGGTAAGGCCAATCCGGGTATGGTTAATCAACGCCTGAACGAACTGCTCAAAGGCTGA
- the gatA gene encoding Asp-tRNA(Asn)/Glu-tRNA(Gln) amidotransferase subunit GatA, translating to MPYSSLSDIQSRLNSGETTAVKVAQLYLDRIAAFNDTLNAFVHIDPAHVLAQAEASDKYRAKHDARPLEGLPIAVKDIFCTQDGPTQCCSNILKDFHAPYDAEVITKLKEAGAVLVGKTNMDEFAMGSSTETSAFGVCRNPWDTNCIPGGSSGGSAAAVAAALTPAALGTDTGGSIRQPAALTGITGLKPTYGRVSRRGIIAFASSLDQAGPMTRTVKDSAMITAAISGHDPRDATSVADAPAVDWLAACESRDMKGLKIGKPKEYFVDGMDAEVRASVEAALKKCEELGAEIIDISLPNTEHAVAAYYVIAPSEASANLSRYDGVRFGHRCENPEDLLDMYTRSRDEGFGSEVKRRILTGAFALSSGYYDAYYLKAQQVRTLIQQDFIQAFEQVDIIATPTSPIPAFRLGEKTDDPLTMYLSDIFTIAVNLAGLPGLSQPCGFANNLPVGLQWIGPAWREDTVLSAAAAYEGATDWATRSPAAFGGES from the coding sequence ATGCCATACTCTTCGTTATCAGACATCCAGAGCCGCTTAAACAGCGGCGAAACCACTGCCGTTAAAGTGGCCCAGCTCTACCTTGACCGCATTGCTGCATTTAACGACACACTGAATGCTTTTGTTCATATCGACCCGGCCCACGTATTGGCACAGGCCGAAGCATCCGACAAATACCGTGCCAAACATGATGCTCGCCCACTGGAAGGGTTGCCGATTGCAGTCAAAGATATTTTCTGCACACAGGACGGTCCAACCCAGTGCTGCTCAAATATCCTTAAAGATTTCCATGCACCCTATGACGCAGAGGTGATTACAAAACTGAAAGAAGCCGGTGCTGTACTGGTGGGTAAAACCAACATGGATGAGTTCGCCATGGGTTCATCTACTGAAACATCAGCTTTTGGCGTCTGCCGCAACCCGTGGGATACCAATTGTATCCCCGGTGGTTCATCCGGCGGCTCTGCAGCTGCAGTAGCAGCAGCACTTACGCCTGCAGCCCTTGGCACAGATACCGGCGGCTCTATTCGCCAGCCTGCGGCTCTCACCGGCATTACCGGCCTGAAACCAACCTATGGTCGTGTATCACGTCGCGGCATCATCGCATTCGCCTCCTCCCTTGATCAGGCAGGGCCGATGACGCGCACTGTAAAAGACAGCGCCATGATTACCGCCGCTATTTCAGGCCATGACCCCCGCGATGCAACATCCGTTGCCGACGCTCCCGCCGTCGACTGGCTTGCAGCCTGTGAATCACGCGATATGAAAGGGCTGAAAATCGGCAAGCCGAAAGAGTATTTTGTCGATGGTATGGATGCAGAGGTTCGCGCATCCGTAGAGGCAGCACTGAAGAAATGTGAAGAGCTGGGAGCTGAGATCATTGATATCAGTCTGCCAAACACAGAGCATGCAGTTGCAGCTTATTATGTTATTGCACCGTCTGAGGCATCAGCCAATTTGTCGCGCTATGATGGGGTACGTTTCGGACACCGCTGTGAGAACCCGGAAGACCTACTTGATATGTACACCCGCTCCCGTGATGAAGGTTTCGGCTCAGAGGTAAAACGCCGTATTCTGACCGGTGCTTTTGCTCTCTCATCGGGCTATTACGATGCCTATTACCTAAAAGCCCAGCAGGTACGCACACTGATTCAGCAAGATTTCATTCAAGCCTTTGAGCAGGTCGATATCATTGCCACACCAACATCGCCAATTCCTGCCTTCAGACTCGGCGAGAAAACAGATGATCCGCTGACCATGTATTTGTCAGACATCTTCACCATCGCGGTTAATCTGGCCGGGCTGCCTGGCTTGTCACAACCGTGCGGTTTTGCCAATAATCTGCCTGTAGGCCTGCAGTGGATAGGCCCTGCATGGCGTGAAGATACGGTACTTTCAGCAGCAGCTGCCTATGAAGGAGCCACAGACTGGGCTACCAGATCTCCTGCAGCATTTGGGGGTGAATCATGA
- the gatC gene encoding Asp-tRNA(Asn)/Glu-tRNA(Gln) amidotransferase subunit GatC, with product MEIDVRKVAMLSRIRLTDDEAAELGPQLSSILGYVEQLSKVDTDGVAPTAHPHDAAMPLRANIVTNSNRRDELQAPAPKTESGLYVVPKVIE from the coding sequence ATGGAAATTGATGTAAGAAAAGTGGCAATGCTCTCCCGCATTCGCCTGACCGATGACGAGGCCGCAGAGCTTGGCCCCCAGCTTTCCAGCATTCTTGGTTATGTTGAACAGCTGAGCAAGGTCGATACCGACGGTGTGGCACCAACTGCACACCCTCATGATGCTGCCATGCCGTTGCGCGCCAATATTGTTACCAACAGCAACCGTCGCGATGAGCTGCAGGCTCCAGCGCCAAAAACAGAATCCGGCCTCTACGTTGTGCCGAAGGTGATCGAATAA
- a CDS encoding DUF992 domain-containing protein has translation MNPLSFVFLSALMLSSYPALAAHPDAPSKKVGTLTCKILPHAGINLLIHSTRDIRCEFEMLEDGVIERYKGETGIGFGLDVAFARGSVLIYSVLADHFKQNTNQLAGKYSGARGNVTTLGATVGDSAPIEKDDGTISLQPMSVQNKGVGATLGFSYIYLEPDSQ, from the coding sequence ATGAATCCATTGTCTTTTGTTTTTCTGAGTGCGTTGATGTTGTCCTCATACCCTGCACTGGCTGCACATCCCGATGCTCCCTCAAAAAAAGTCGGAACGTTGACCTGTAAAATACTGCCCCATGCTGGCATCAACCTGCTGATTCATTCAACTAGGGATATCCGCTGTGAATTCGAGATGCTTGAGGATGGGGTGATAGAGCGATACAAGGGCGAAACGGGTATCGGCTTTGGTCTTGATGTTGCTTTCGCGAGGGGTTCGGTATTGATCTATTCGGTTCTTGCAGATCATTTCAAACAGAATACCAACCAGTTGGCAGGAAAGTACTCCGGAGCCAGAGGCAATGTCACTACGCTTGGCGCAACGGTTGGTGATTCCGCGCCGATTGAGAAGGATGACGGTACGATTTCCCTGCAACCGATGAGTGTCCAAAACAAGGGTGTCGGGGCCACACTCGGCTTTAGCTATATCTATCTGGAACCAGACAGTCAGTAA
- a CDS encoding GDSL-type esterase/lipase family protein, which translates to MSFLTQRPLLLPLCILLLCCSSQTELPRLTPEAVILAFGDSLTYGSGARAEQAYPAVLKRLTGHKVVNAGVPGEETEDGLKRLPDVLDELQPELLILCHGGNDLIRKRGEEQAAANLRSMIVAARKRGIAVLLIAVPKPGVLFSVPEFYKSISAEMHIPIEQKVLADVLSRRSLKSDAIHPNAEGYRLMAEAVYRQLVEAGAL; encoded by the coding sequence ATGAGCTTTCTAACCCAACGACCTCTACTGCTGCCGCTGTGTATCCTCCTTCTCTGCTGCTCTTCACAAACAGAACTTCCTAGATTGACACCAGAAGCCGTGATTCTTGCTTTCGGTGATAGCCTGACCTACGGCTCAGGCGCAAGGGCGGAGCAGGCCTATCCTGCAGTGCTTAAGAGGTTAACCGGCCACAAAGTGGTGAATGCCGGTGTTCCTGGTGAAGAGACAGAAGACGGACTTAAACGGTTACCTGATGTGCTCGATGAGCTGCAGCCGGAACTGCTGATTCTCTGCCATGGCGGCAATGACCTGATCAGGAAAAGGGGAGAGGAGCAGGCGGCAGCCAACCTGCGGAGCATGATTGTGGCGGCACGGAAGCGCGGTATTGCGGTGCTGCTGATTGCTGTGCCCAAACCGGGTGTTCTGTTTTCAGTTCCTGAGTTTTATAAGTCGATCTCTGCAGAGATGCATATTCCAATTGAGCAGAAGGTGCTGGCCGATGTGCTATCCAGAAGATCACTGAAATCCGATGCGATTCATCCCAATGCTGAGGGGTACCGGCTTATGGCCGAAGCGGTGTACCGGCAACTGGTGGAAGCCGGAGCTCTGTAG
- a CDS encoding SH3 domain-containing protein, producing MVRKLRLKVHPAEVEKVPPVEGSTPLAEGEDVIEETSAGGEHEDEFGVYNISELNVADSTGKESSSYKVRQTVIGLAIALLLIWLVWPAGEETPAPAKSVVEEEEGRAVAEASGERLTVMLSIGNVRSKPSAGADVLFQLEKDAVVTKLDTKWGWHQIRLDDGRTGWAYQSLFMEPEPAPADPEAKAAPDGAAANEEGAGDSEPIKQPEDPGAAQQ from the coding sequence ATGGTCAGAAAATTACGCTTGAAAGTGCATCCGGCAGAAGTAGAGAAGGTTCCACCTGTAGAAGGGTCAACACCTCTTGCTGAGGGTGAGGATGTTATCGAAGAAACCTCTGCCGGAGGAGAACACGAGGATGAGTTCGGGGTCTATAATATCAGCGAGTTGAATGTCGCCGATTCGACAGGCAAAGAGTCCTCCTCCTACAAGGTCAGGCAAACAGTGATCGGGCTTGCTATCGCACTGCTTCTGATCTGGCTGGTGTGGCCAGCTGGAGAAGAGACTCCAGCTCCTGCAAAATCTGTGGTCGAGGAGGAGGAAGGTAGAGCTGTTGCTGAAGCTTCGGGAGAACGGCTGACCGTAATGCTTTCGATCGGCAATGTCAGGAGTAAGCCAAGTGCGGGGGCAGATGTGCTGTTCCAATTGGAAAAAGATGCAGTGGTCACCAAGCTGGATACAAAATGGGGTTGGCACCAGATTCGCTTGGATGACGGGAGAACCGGATGGGCCTACCAGAGTTTGTTTATGGAACCGGAACCCGCTCCGGCAGACCCAGAGGCTAAGGCGGCCCCTGACGGTGCGGCGGCAAACGAAGAAGGTGCGGGTGATTCAGAGCCAATCAAGCAGCCAGAAGATCCGGGGGCAGCACAGCAATAA
- a CDS encoding esterase/lipase family protein has product MNVQPTVVLIHGLFGFRKLLWLEYFQDVRQLHEAMGLRVVVPSLPWAGSLEQRANALSHQLQDEEGPLHLVAHSMGGVDARYWINHLNGAAKVASLTTLATPHRGSSAADHVCCHISPFRLFAGIHSLTMNQLQRFNKITPDQSHIIYRSYTAKRPVDEQPWIVRRYGRCIQKIEGDNDSQVSVASGRWGDHIATLPCDHFELIRRDFWFNPLRTRIRFDVLPVYRDIGEWILQH; this is encoded by the coding sequence GTGAACGTACAACCGACGGTCGTTCTGATCCACGGCCTGTTCGGTTTTAGAAAGCTGTTGTGGCTGGAGTATTTCCAGGATGTGCGTCAGCTGCACGAGGCAATGGGTCTTCGGGTTGTTGTTCCCAGCCTGCCATGGGCAGGATCTCTGGAGCAACGTGCCAACGCCCTTTCCCACCAACTGCAGGATGAAGAGGGGCCACTGCACCTGGTTGCCCACTCAATGGGCGGAGTCGATGCCCGTTACTGGATCAACCATCTCAACGGAGCCGCGAAGGTAGCCAGCCTGACAACGCTAGCCACACCGCACCGGGGCTCTTCTGCCGCTGATCATGTCTGCTGCCATATCTCCCCTTTCAGGCTGTTTGCTGGCATCCACTCCCTGACAATGAATCAGTTGCAGCGTTTCAATAAAATCACCCCCGATCAATCGCATATCATTTACCGCAGCTATACCGCAAAACGTCCCGTAGATGAGCAGCCTTGGATCGTCCGCCGTTATGGGCGATGCATCCAGAAAATAGAGGGCGACAACGACAGCCAGGTCTCCGTAGCCTCAGGCCGGTGGGGCGATCATATTGCCACCCTGCCCTGCGACCACTTTGAACTTATTCGTCGCGACTTCTGGTTTAACCCCTTGCGAACCCGGATTCGCTTTGATGTACTGCCCGTCTATCGGGATATTGGCGAGTGGATTTTACAGCACTGA
- a CDS encoding CvpA family protein: MNFVDYILIAIVGLSMVLSLWRGFVREVISLIGLVLAFLAASRLSGRAGDFLGDWITNATIADIAGFALVFIVVMILVGLIGALIRRLVDLAALTATDRTLGIFFGAARGMLLIALTFLVYTSYAKPDSPWLKKSMLTPYAIELGEMLGGVIPEGYPFSRQGAAKQASPQSSNTHLKNMTIPVKDQEALKAILENSTQ; this comes from the coding sequence TTGAATTTTGTTGATTATATTCTGATTGCAATTGTCGGGCTCTCGATGGTTCTTTCTCTCTGGCGCGGATTTGTGCGCGAGGTGATCTCCCTAATTGGCCTTGTCCTCGCTTTCCTGGCTGCCAGCCGCCTCTCCGGACGCGCCGGTGATTTCCTCGGAGATTGGATCACCAATGCAACCATAGCTGATATCGCCGGATTCGCCCTTGTATTCATTGTCGTTATGATTCTGGTTGGCCTGATTGGTGCCCTTATCCGCCGGCTGGTTGACCTGGCAGCCCTTACCGCAACCGATCGTACACTGGGTATCTTTTTTGGCGCAGCCCGTGGCATGCTGCTGATTGCGCTCACCTTTCTCGTTTACACCTCCTATGCCAAACCCGATTCTCCATGGCTGAAAAAGAGTATGCTCACCCCCTATGCCATTGAACTGGGCGAAATGCTCGGCGGTGTAATCCCCGAAGGTTACCCATTCTCACGACAGGGGGCAGCAAAACAGGCCTCCCCACAGAGCAGCAACACCCACCTGAAAAACATGACAATCCCGGTCAAAGATCAGGAAGCATTGAAAGCAATCCTGGAAAACAGTACACAATGA